A portion of the Gossypium arboreum isolate Shixiya-1 chromosome 8, ASM2569848v2, whole genome shotgun sequence genome contains these proteins:
- the LOC108468199 gene encoding glutathione S-transferase F6-like, whose translation MAAMKVHGYPLSTATQRVLACLYEKDVEFQFVNVDMIAGEHKSPNFLPLNPFGQVPAFEEGDLKLFESRATTHYIAHEYADKGTQLLLPGSNKTMAVFQLWKEVEAHQFDPPSTKLVFELRYKPHFGMTTDAAVVEEYEDKLAKVLDVYEARLAESKYLACDHFTLADLHHLPTVQYLLGSSAKKMFDSRPHVSAWVADITARPAWSKVMGMLKQ comes from the exons ATGGCAGCCATGAAAGTTCATGGATACCCTTTGTCAACAGCTACTCAAAGGGTCCTTGCTTGCCTTTAcgaaaaagatgttgagtttcaGTTTGTTAACGTAGACATGATCGCTGGAGAGCATAAATCCCCAAACTTCCTTCCCCTCAAC CCATTTGGTCAAGTTCCAGCCTTTGAAGAAGGGGACTTGAAGCTCTTTG AATCAAGGGCAACCACCCACTATATCGCCCATGAATACGCCGATAAAGGGACCCAACTCTTGTTGCCGGGTTCTAACAAGACTATGGCAGTCTTTCAATTGTGGAAGGAAGTTGAAGCTCATCAGTTCGACCCTCCATCGACGAAGCTAGTCTTTGAGCTGCGTTACAAGCCCCATTTTGGGATGACCACCGACGCGGCGGTTGTGGAAGAATACGAAGATAAGCTTGCCAAAGTTTTAGATGTGTACGAGGCTCGTTTGGCTGAGTCCAAGTACTTGGCTTGTGACCACTTCACCTTGGCCGATCTGCATCACCTCCCTACTGTTCAGTACTTGTTGGGGAGCTCGGCCAAGAAGATGTTTGATTCGCGGCCACATGTGAGCGCTTGGGTGGCTGATATCACTGCAAGGCCAGCTTGGAGCAAGGTCATGGGTATGCTGAAACAGTAA